One genomic window of Mustela erminea isolate mMusErm1 chromosome 13, mMusErm1.Pri, whole genome shotgun sequence includes the following:
- the ALPK2 gene encoding alpha-protein kinase 2 isoform X4 has protein sequence MLLEQPKPTETSGHPQSSEPQVQIRETVRERDFLSQLPAFSDPAGEESAFAETTTNSFPNAGGIDEEDTSLARYVELRSCTQCPQHGEKQDRKDHALGGSWPEPGYELSIPDAHNENTSLRELSVLLPQEDSADPWEPKALSVVSPEPEKPRLTLETPCDEPGGREAASVLEHLEARDQGTRDTMDSPARASADRYLPPETCSTDLEPAEIQSKVSDSRSPDNETPGILSHTQHSELPQHPCRSSKGGDSAAPPLFTNTSAWNISQKASEGGTGENLAETENVTSALVSAVQPGRERPSPGSSGRFEERQPLCSDNSSSVQFPEGGDESPRTRAPGTADTPAGNGSVVMFPPEKPVSLTANLEGLQVTRESGDTSTVTMATKVHPAKYLPVSIAEDSHPNGPRESSPQALEGNTCQLPSNAQLGHIFNYSTTASLEEPFGLAPGGPEVHIHVPQLPEGEGFCRTSPLQTDNHSGNKSPAMDGAGRRSLEEHFQDKESETTQRIQPESLPQKSSPPEDDLQESWPRMPVARGQIDPVSSDCLSANSREERGQSSSSGTSVCKAAEAAVEVGGQAPSHISPLSNIPLEESRGSRPGLWETGSKLKIITLEASIPEVWPPRQQPGSESKELEAGPDVLKAHSPQAESGSALAIDRETLVSGKSASRASWRRLSPEYLSQPRLLESSVDPVDEKELDVADLLCEPSKTGKRENVDGVSQSQEGHRVQADHAAFFKRFLTRLKVVESSVDPTDAAGGTVCARAETAGPPAPSVSVVSEVSEQDAGPMGQRPAVQPAVLQVPSPDEGQGARPRAHGIGQMQEGSDRSSGEAERSKNDKAESVFPTLPLSDGPAVMTHTCVGADIRDSSGQIHDVSEKGVVGPRNHPYTFSDSKDRGAIESECGKHPPSPSALTRLPFTACPEGNITNFSERHKIQEPTGEEPRTGEATSTGASGSPAVTLASTAGGCVSEKAPEILPSPCQQGSSLGSGQKPRDEKLGHLAAQTLSFPKSPAAGSGSGEVKKQEASGRGPIAEGVKKKLLSRVAALRLRLEEKENVRRRSSLLRRTPAPQPPASGTDERQDAEEPPCRRDGKAPILLKKIQAEMYPDHSGNIKLSCQFAEIHEDSTVWWTKDSKSIAQVQRSAGDNSIVSLAIMQAGQKDQGTYDCCIKNSYGKLTTEFNLTAEVLKQLTSHQDLKGCEEIEFSQLIFREDFLSDSYFGDHLRGQIATEELHFGEGVHRKAFRSKVMRGLTPVFQPGHACVLKVHNAVAYGTRNNDELIQRNYKLAAQECYVQNTARHYAQIYAAEAQPLEGFGEVPEIIPIFLIHRPDNNIPYATVEEELIGEFVKYSIRDGKEINFLRRDSEAGQKCCTFQHWVYQKTSGCLLVTDMQGVGMKLTDVGIATLAKGYKGFKGNCSMTFIDQFKALHQCNKYCKMLGLKSLQNNSQKQKKPSVSRSKTQPNSTPIRKVAPGTPAEKKTSRPL, from the exons GTGCAAATTCGGGAAACAGTCAGGGAGAGAGACTTTCTCAGCCAGCTGCCAGCTTTCTCAGATCCTGCTGGGGAAGAGTCTGCATTTGCTGAGACCACAACAAATTCCTTCCCCAACGCAGGAGGGATCGATGAGGAAGACACATCCTTGGCCCGATACGTGGAGCTAAGAAGCTGTACTCAATGTCCACAACACGGAGAAAAGCAGGACAGAAAAGACCATGCACTTGGAGGTTCCTGGCCAGAACCAGGATATGAGCTGAGCATCCCAGATGCCCATAATGAAAATACATCCCTCCGGGAGCTGTCAGTGCTTCTCCCCCAAGAGGACAGTGCTGACCCCTGGGAGCCCAAGGCTCTCTCTGTTGTTTCCCCGGAACCCGAAAAGCCCAGACTCACCCTGGAAACTCCATGCGATGAgccagggggcagggaagcagcaaGTGTGTTGGAGCATCTTGAAGCACGAGACCAAGGAACACGGGACACAATGGATTCTCCTGCTAGAGCCTCAGCTGATAGATATTTGCCTCCGGAAACTTGCTCCACGGACTTAGAGCCGGCGGAGATTCAAAGCAAAGTATCTGATTCACGTTCTCCTGATAACGAGACGCCGGGCATCCTCTCTCATACGCAGCATTCTGAGCTCCCACAGCACCCGTGCAGGAGCAGCAAGGGGGGAGACTCTGCCGCGCCGCCTCTTTTTACCAATACTTCTGCCTGGAACATTTCGCAGAAGGCCAGCGAAGGAGGCACAGGGGAAAATTTAGCAGAGACGGAGAATGTCACCTCCGCGCTGGTCTCTGCAGTCCAGCCTGGCCGGGAGAGGCCAAGCCCCGGCAGTTCCGGACGGTTTGAGGAAAGACAGCCGCTGTGTTCTGACAACAGCTCTTCTGTGCAGTTTCCAGAAGGCGGTGACGAGAGCCCCAGGACCCGTGCCCCAGGCACTGCAGACACACCAGCCGGAAATGGTTCGGTGGTGATGTTTCCTCCTGAGAAGCCGGTGTCTTTAACTGCTAATCTTGAGGGTCTTCAGGTGACCAGGGAAAGTGGGGACACATCGACCGTTACTATGGCCACCAAAGTCCACCCAGCCAAATACCTCCCTGTTTCAATCGCGGAGGACAGTCACCCCAATGGTCCCAGGGAGAGTTCCCCTCAGGCTCTGGAAGGAAATACTTGCCAGCTTCCTTCCAATGCACAGTTGGgccatatttttaattattccacAACGGCATCTCTAGAAGAGCCCTTTGGCCTGGCTCCCGGGGGGCCAGAAGTCCACATCCACGTTCCTCAGCTCCCAGAAGGAGAGGGTTTCTGCCGCACTTCCCCTCTTCAGACTGATAACCATTCTGGAAATAAGAGCCCGGCCATGGACGGAGCAGGCCGGAGGAGCCTCGAGGAGCATTTCCAAGACAAAGAAAGTGAAACAACACAGAGGATCCAGCCAGAGAGCTTACCCCAAAAGAGTTCTCCTCCTGAAGATGATCTCCAAGAAAGCTGGCCCAGGATGCCAGTTGCCCGAGGGCAGATAGACCCAGTGTCGTCGGACTGCTTATCAGCAAactccagggaggagagaggacagagctCAAGCTCGGGGACTAGCGTGTGCAAGGCAGCTGAAGCCGCTGTGGAAGTTGGAGGTCAGGCTCCAAGCCACATTTCTCCTCTCTCTAATATCCCACTGGAAGAGTCCAGAGGGAGCAGGCCAGGACTTTGGGAAACAGGAAGCAAGCTCAAGATTATAACTCTGGAAGCTTCCATTCCAGAAGTCTGGCCACCCAGACAACAGCCAGGTTCCGAGTCCAAGGAGCTGGAAGCGGGTCCTGACGTTCTCAAGGCTCACAGCCCTCAGGCTGAGTCTGGCTCAGCACTTGCCATTGACAGAGAAACGCTCGTTAGTGGAAAATCAGCCAGCCGTGCATCCTGGAGGAGGCTTTCGCCTGAGTATTTGAGCCAACCCAGACTCCTAGAGTCATCAGTGGATCCTGTGGACGAAAAGGAATTAGATGTCGCAGATTTGCTATGCGAGCCTTCGAAAACTGGAAAGAGGGAAAACGTTGACGGtgtgagccaaagccaagagggCCACCGAGTCCAGGCGGATCACGCTGCTTTCTTTAAACGGTTTCTGACCCGCCTGAAGGTCGTGGAGTCCTCTGTGGACCCCACGGATGCGGCAGGTGGGACGGTGTGTGCCCGGGCTGAGACGGCGGGGCCTCCCGCGCCCTCCGTGTCTGTTGTCAGCGAGGTCAGTGAACAGGATGCTGGGCCCATGGGCCAGAGACCGGCCGTCCAGCCCGCCGTCTTGCAAGTCCCGAGTCCTGACGAAGGTCAGGGAGCACGTCCCCGGGCGCATGGAATCGGCCAAATGCAAGAGGGCAGCGACAGAAGCTCGGGGGAGGCTGAACGCAGTAAAAACGACAAAGCAGAGTCTGTTTTCCCCACTTTACCTCTTTCTGATGGGCCTGCAGTGATGACTCACACATGTGTTGGAGCGGATATTCGCGACTCCTCGGGTCAAATTCATGACGTCTCTGAGAAGGGTGTAGTGGGGCCCAGAAACCACCCCTACACATTTTCTGACTCAAAGGACAGAGGAGCCATTGAGAGTGAGTGTGGGAAACATCCACCGTCTCCCAGTGCTCTTACTCGGTTGCCTTTTACCGCCTGTCCTGAAGGAAACATCACAAACTTTTCAGAAAGACACAAAATCCAGGAACCTACAGGGGAGGAGCCCCGCACCGGGGAAGCCACATCCACCGGCGCATCGGGCTCGCCTGCTGTGACCTTGGCCTCCACGGCAGGTGGATGTGTGTCGGAGAAAGCTCCCGAGATACTGCCGTCCCCGTGCCAACAGGGCtccagcctgggctctgggcaAAAACCCAGGGACGAGAAGCTCGGGCACTTGGCTGCCCAGACCCTCAGCTTCCCCAAGTCCCCCGCAGCAGGGAGTGGCTCCGGGGAGGTCAAGAAGCAAGAGGCTTCAGGGAGAGGACCCATAGCTGAGGGCGTGAAGAAGAAACTTCTGTCCAGGGTGGCCGCCCTGAGGCTGCGtttggaggagaaggagaatgtCAGGCGGAGGTCGAGCCTTCTCAGAAGGACTCCTGCACCCCAACCACCGGCATCAGGCACAGACGAGAGACAAGACGCGGAGGAGCCGCCTTGCAGAAGAGACGGAAAAG CTCCGATATTACTGAAAAAGATCCAAGCCGAGATGTACCCTGACCACTCCGGGAATATTAAATTAAGCTGCCAGTTTGCAGAAATTCATGAAGACTCTACTGTCTGGTGGACGAAAGATTCAAAGTCAATAGCCCAAGTACAGAGAAG TGCGGGTGACAACTCCATTGTGTCCTTGGCCATCATGCAAGCTGGTCAGAAGGACCAGGGCACCTATGACTGCTGCATCAAGAACAGTTACGGAAAACTGACCACTGAGTTTAACCTCACGGCTGAAG TTCTGAAACAACTCACGAGTCACCAGGATCTGAAAG GATGTGAAGAGATCGAATTCAGCCAGCTCATCTTCAGGGAAGACTTCCTCAGCGACAGCTACTTCGGGGACCACCTGCGCGGTCAGATCGCCACAGAGGAGCTGCACTTCGGAGAAGGCGTCCACCGGAAGGCCTTCCGCAGCAAGGTGATGCGGGGGCTCACGCCCGTCTTCCAGCCCGGCCACGCCTGCGTGCTCAAAGTGCACAACGCTGTTGCCTATGGGACCAGAAACAACGACGAGCTCATCCAGAGGAACTACAAACTCGCTGCCCAG GAATGCTACGTCCAGAACACCGCCAGACACTATGCCCAGATCTATGCTGCCGAAGCACAGCCTCTGGAGGGCTTTGGAGAAGTGCCGGA GATAATTCCTATCTTCCTCATCCATCGCCCTGACAACAACATCCCGTACGCAACCGTGGAGGAGGAGCTGATCGGCGAGTTCGTGAAGTATTCCATCCGGGATGGGAAGGAGATCAACTTCCTGAGGAGGGACTCGGAGGCTGGTCAGAAGTGCTGTACCTTCCAGCACTGGGTATACCAGAAGACGAGTGGCTGCCTCTTGGTCACGGACATGCAGG GTGTAGGAATGAAGTTAACGGACGTTGGCATAGCAACACTGGCTAAAGG GTACAAAGGATTTAAAGGCAACTGTTCTATGACCTTCATCGATCAGTTCAAAGCGCTGCACCAGTGTAACAAGTATTGTAAAATGCTGGGGCTGAAGTCACTTCAGAACAACAGCCAGAAACAGAAGAAGCCAAGCGTCAGTAGAAGCAAGACTCAGCCCAACTCTACCCCCATCAGGAAGGTGGCACCAGGGACCCCAGCCGAAAAGAAAACCTCTCGTCCCCTATGA